The proteins below are encoded in one region of Helianthus annuus cultivar XRQ/B chromosome 2, HanXRQr2.0-SUNRISE, whole genome shotgun sequence:
- the LOC110927069 gene encoding serine/threonine-protein phosphatase 6 regulatory subunit 3 isoform X2 — MFWKLNNLSYSSSPSPIESTLDKENFTLEELLEEEDIIQECKALNSRLINFLKDKTQVEKLLRYIIEESPEDADSERKFKFPFMSCEIFTCEVDVILKTLVEEEELIDLLFSFLEPTRPHSASLAGYFSKVVICLMMRKTIPLMNYVQAHQYVFQQLVDLIGITSIMEVLVRLVGADDHIYPNSTDVMQWLADSNLLEMIVDKLSPSNPSEVHANAAETLCTITRSAPSPLASKLSSSSFVARIFGHALEDSHSKSGLVHSLSVCISLLDPNRSPPSFLFHSFRGQHYYESTVQVNQETVGAMLPKLGDLLILLNVSLDEKVLPTTYGQLKPPLGKHRLKIVEFIAVLLKTGNEIAEQELISSGTIQRVLDLFFEYPYNNALHHHVESIIVSILESKNNIIIDHLFQECGLVKKILQTDKSPILSGEIDQPTLAATGRNAPRVGNLGHVTRIANKIIQLGNNDICIQTHIQESSEWNEWQTTVLQERNIVENVYRWACGRPSALHDRNRDSDEDDIHDTDYDVAALANNLSQAFRYSIYDNDEGNENLDRDDEEVYFDDESAEVVVSSLGLGDDQGSLFTNSNWFAFQNDNVGEDDAPINATSSNGGTGTGTGNGTGTGNDSSDDEVMVGEDESVPNGTTSDSNPNPFGQDRFNTDDSENYEIEGESLTNGTLSSDSGSGSTERSQKSNGAAALFEEDVEFVGVEVEGTEKAIDQALKQNGAVKKED; from the exons ATGTTTTGGAAGCTCAATAATCTCTCTTATTCTTCTTCTCCTTCACCT atcgagtctaccttggacaAGGAAAATTTCACATTGGAAGAGCTTTTGGAAGAAGAAGATATAATCCAAGAATGCAAAGCGTTAAACAGCCGCCTTATTAATTT CTTAAAGGATAAAACTCAAGTCGAAAAGCTATTACGGTATATCATAGAGGAGTCTCCGGAGGATGCTGACAGCGAACGTAAATTCAA GTTTCCTTTCATGTCTTGTGAGATCTTTACATGTGAAGTCGATGTAATTCTCAAAACATTAGTCGAGGAAGAGGAG CTCATAGATTTGCTTTTCTCCTTCTTGGAACCAACGCGCCCGCATAGTGCGTCGCTCGCAGGGTACTTTAGTAAG GTTGTGATATGTCTCATGATGCGGAAGACGATCCCACTTATGAATTATGTGCAA GCCCATCAATATGTTTTCCAACAACTGGTTGATTTAATAGGGATTACATCAATCATGGAG GTGTTGGTTAGACTTGTTGGAGCCGATGACCATATTTATCCGAATTCTACAGATGTCATGCAGTGGTTGGCCGATAGTAATTTGTTGGAGATGATAGTGGATAAATTAAGTCCTTCT AACCCTTCGGAAGTACACGCCAATGCAGCAGAAACGTTATGCACAATAACACGAAGTGCACCGTCTCCTCTTGCTTCTAAACTTTCTAGTTCAAG TTTTGTTGCAAGGATATTTGGTCACGCATTGGAAGATTCACATTCAAAATCGGGACTTGTTCACTCATTGTCTGTGTGTATATCTTTATTGGATCCAAACAGATCACCACCTTCATTTTTATTTCATTCTTTCCGTGGTCAACACTATTACGAGTCAACCGTGCAAGTCAACCAAGAGACTGTAGGTGCAATGCTGCCCAAACTCG GTGACCTGTTAATCTTACTAAACGTCTCACTTGACGAGAAAGTCTTGCCAACTACGTATGGCCAGTTAAAGCCTCCTCTAGGGAAGCATCGTTTAAAg ATTGTCGAGTTCATTGCGGTTTTATTGAAGACCGGGAATGAAATTGCCGAACAGGAGTTGATTAGCTCCGGAACTATTCAAAGAGTTCTTGATCTTTTCTTTGA GTACCCGTATAATAACGCTTTGCATCATCATGTTGAGAGCATAATAGTTTCTATCTTAGAAAGCAAAAACAATATTATCATCGATCACCTATTTCAAGAATGCGGTCTCGTGAAAAAGATTCTACAAACGGATAAAAGTCCCATCCTTTCCGGTGAAATTGATCAG CCGACACTGGCTGCTACCGGAAGAAATGCACCGCGGGTTGGAAATCTTGGTCATGTGACACGTATCGCCAATAAAATCATACAGTTGGGAAATAATGATATCTGCATTCAGACGCATATTCAG GAAAGTAGCGAATGGAATGAGTGGCAGACTACTGTTCTACAAGAACGCAACATTGTTGAAAACGTGTATCGGTGGGCTTGTGG TCGGCCAAGCGCGTTACACGATAGAAATAGGGATAGTGATGAGGATGATATTCATGACACCGATTATGATGTTGCCGCTTTAGCAAATAATCTTAGTCAAGCATTTCGGTACAGCATTTATGACAATGATGAG GGAAATGAGAATCTCGATCGTGATGATGAG GAGGTTTACTTTGACGATGAGTCTGCCGAAGTGGTTGTATCATCACTTGGTTTAGGTGATGATCAAGGCAG TTTATTTACAAATTCGAATTGGTTCGCTTTTCAAAATGACAATGTGGGCGAGGACGATGCACCTATAAACGCCACTTCATCCAATGGCGGTACCGGTACGGGTACTGGTAATGGTACTGGTACTGGTAATGACAGTAGCGACGATGAGGTGATGGTTGGAGAAGATGAATCGGTACCAAACGGTACAACTTCTGATTCTAATCCAAATCCTTTCGGTCAAGATAGATTCAATACAGACGACAGTGAAAATTACGAAATAG AAGGCGAGTCGTTAACCAATGGGACATTGTCAAGTGACTCAGGGTCCGGGTCAACTGAGCGGAGTCAAAAGTCAAACGGTGCGGCAGCTTTGTTTGAAGAAGATGTGGAGTTTGTGGGGGTGGAAGTTGAAGGGACCGAAAAGGCAATCGATCAAGCTCTTAAGCAAAACGGGGCCGTTAAAAAGGAAGATTAA
- the LOC110927069 gene encoding serine/threonine-protein phosphatase 6 regulatory subunit 3 isoform X1 — protein MFWKLNNLSYSSSPSPIESTLDKENFTLEELLEEEDIIQECKALNSRLINFLKDKTQVEKLLRYIIEESPEDADSERKFKFPFMSCEIFTCEVDVILKTLVEEEELIDLLFSFLEPTRPHSASLAGYFSKVVICLMMRKTIPLMNYVQAHQYVFQQLVDLIGITSIMEVLVRLVGADDHIYPNSTDVMQWLADSNLLEMIVDKLSPSNPSEVHANAAETLCTITRSAPSPLASKLSSSSFVARIFGHALEDSHSKSGLVHSLSVCISLLDPNRSPPSFLFHSFRGQHYYESTVQVNQETVGAMLPKLGDLLILLNVSLDEKVLPTTYGQLKPPLGKHRLKIVEFIAVLLKTGNEIAEQELISSGTIQRVLDLFFEYPYNNALHHHVESIIVSILESKNNIIIDHLFQECGLVKKILQTDKSPILSGEIDQPTLAATGRNAPRVGNLGHVTRIANKIIQLGNNDICIQTHIQESSEWNEWQTTVLQERNIVENVYRWACGRPSALHDRNRDSDEDDIHDTDYDVAALANNLSQAFRYSIYDNDEGNENLDRDDEEVYFDDESAEVVVSSLGLGDDQGSLFTNSNWFAFQNDNVGEDDAPINATSSNGGTGTGTGNGTGTGNDSSDDEVMVGEDESVPNGTTSDSNPNPFGQDRFNTDDSENYEIAPTMSISPITEGESLTNGTLSSDSGSGSTERSQKSNGAAALFEEDVEFVGVEVEGTEKAIDQALKQNGAVKKED, from the exons ATGTTTTGGAAGCTCAATAATCTCTCTTATTCTTCTTCTCCTTCACCT atcgagtctaccttggacaAGGAAAATTTCACATTGGAAGAGCTTTTGGAAGAAGAAGATATAATCCAAGAATGCAAAGCGTTAAACAGCCGCCTTATTAATTT CTTAAAGGATAAAACTCAAGTCGAAAAGCTATTACGGTATATCATAGAGGAGTCTCCGGAGGATGCTGACAGCGAACGTAAATTCAA GTTTCCTTTCATGTCTTGTGAGATCTTTACATGTGAAGTCGATGTAATTCTCAAAACATTAGTCGAGGAAGAGGAG CTCATAGATTTGCTTTTCTCCTTCTTGGAACCAACGCGCCCGCATAGTGCGTCGCTCGCAGGGTACTTTAGTAAG GTTGTGATATGTCTCATGATGCGGAAGACGATCCCACTTATGAATTATGTGCAA GCCCATCAATATGTTTTCCAACAACTGGTTGATTTAATAGGGATTACATCAATCATGGAG GTGTTGGTTAGACTTGTTGGAGCCGATGACCATATTTATCCGAATTCTACAGATGTCATGCAGTGGTTGGCCGATAGTAATTTGTTGGAGATGATAGTGGATAAATTAAGTCCTTCT AACCCTTCGGAAGTACACGCCAATGCAGCAGAAACGTTATGCACAATAACACGAAGTGCACCGTCTCCTCTTGCTTCTAAACTTTCTAGTTCAAG TTTTGTTGCAAGGATATTTGGTCACGCATTGGAAGATTCACATTCAAAATCGGGACTTGTTCACTCATTGTCTGTGTGTATATCTTTATTGGATCCAAACAGATCACCACCTTCATTTTTATTTCATTCTTTCCGTGGTCAACACTATTACGAGTCAACCGTGCAAGTCAACCAAGAGACTGTAGGTGCAATGCTGCCCAAACTCG GTGACCTGTTAATCTTACTAAACGTCTCACTTGACGAGAAAGTCTTGCCAACTACGTATGGCCAGTTAAAGCCTCCTCTAGGGAAGCATCGTTTAAAg ATTGTCGAGTTCATTGCGGTTTTATTGAAGACCGGGAATGAAATTGCCGAACAGGAGTTGATTAGCTCCGGAACTATTCAAAGAGTTCTTGATCTTTTCTTTGA GTACCCGTATAATAACGCTTTGCATCATCATGTTGAGAGCATAATAGTTTCTATCTTAGAAAGCAAAAACAATATTATCATCGATCACCTATTTCAAGAATGCGGTCTCGTGAAAAAGATTCTACAAACGGATAAAAGTCCCATCCTTTCCGGTGAAATTGATCAG CCGACACTGGCTGCTACCGGAAGAAATGCACCGCGGGTTGGAAATCTTGGTCATGTGACACGTATCGCCAATAAAATCATACAGTTGGGAAATAATGATATCTGCATTCAGACGCATATTCAG GAAAGTAGCGAATGGAATGAGTGGCAGACTACTGTTCTACAAGAACGCAACATTGTTGAAAACGTGTATCGGTGGGCTTGTGG TCGGCCAAGCGCGTTACACGATAGAAATAGGGATAGTGATGAGGATGATATTCATGACACCGATTATGATGTTGCCGCTTTAGCAAATAATCTTAGTCAAGCATTTCGGTACAGCATTTATGACAATGATGAG GGAAATGAGAATCTCGATCGTGATGATGAG GAGGTTTACTTTGACGATGAGTCTGCCGAAGTGGTTGTATCATCACTTGGTTTAGGTGATGATCAAGGCAG TTTATTTACAAATTCGAATTGGTTCGCTTTTCAAAATGACAATGTGGGCGAGGACGATGCACCTATAAACGCCACTTCATCCAATGGCGGTACCGGTACGGGTACTGGTAATGGTACTGGTACTGGTAATGACAGTAGCGACGATGAGGTGATGGTTGGAGAAGATGAATCGGTACCAAACGGTACAACTTCTGATTCTAATCCAAATCCTTTCGGTCAAGATAGATTCAATACAGACGACAGTGAAAATTACGAAATAGCTCCTACAATGTCTATCAGTCCTATTACAGAAGGCGAGTCGTTAACCAATGGGACATTGTCAAGTGACTCAGGGTCCGGGTCAACTGAGCGGAGTCAAAAGTCAAACGGTGCGGCAGCTTTGTTTGAAGAAGATGTGGAGTTTGTGGGGGTGGAAGTTGAAGGGACCGAAAAGGCAATCGATCAAGCTCTTAAGCAAAACGGGGCCGTTAAAAAGGAAGATTAA
- the LOC110927069 gene encoding serine/threonine-protein phosphatase 6 regulatory subunit 3 isoform X3 encodes MMRKTIPLMNYVQAHQYVFQQLVDLIGITSIMEVLVRLVGADDHIYPNSTDVMQWLADSNLLEMIVDKLSPSNPSEVHANAAETLCTITRSAPSPLASKLSSSSFVARIFGHALEDSHSKSGLVHSLSVCISLLDPNRSPPSFLFHSFRGQHYYESTVQVNQETVGAMLPKLGDLLILLNVSLDEKVLPTTYGQLKPPLGKHRLKIVEFIAVLLKTGNEIAEQELISSGTIQRVLDLFFEYPYNNALHHHVESIIVSILESKNNIIIDHLFQECGLVKKILQTDKSPILSGEIDQPTLAATGRNAPRVGNLGHVTRIANKIIQLGNNDICIQTHIQESSEWNEWQTTVLQERNIVENVYRWACGRPSALHDRNRDSDEDDIHDTDYDVAALANNLSQAFRYSIYDNDEGNENLDRDDEEVYFDDESAEVVVSSLGLGDDQGSLFTNSNWFAFQNDNVGEDDAPINATSSNGGTGTGTGNGTGTGNDSSDDEVMVGEDESVPNGTTSDSNPNPFGQDRFNTDDSENYEIAPTMSISPITEGESLTNGTLSSDSGSGSTERSQKSNGAAALFEEDVEFVGVEVEGTEKAIDQALKQNGAVKKED; translated from the exons ATGATGCGGAAGACGATCCCACTTATGAATTATGTGCAA GCCCATCAATATGTTTTCCAACAACTGGTTGATTTAATAGGGATTACATCAATCATGGAG GTGTTGGTTAGACTTGTTGGAGCCGATGACCATATTTATCCGAATTCTACAGATGTCATGCAGTGGTTGGCCGATAGTAATTTGTTGGAGATGATAGTGGATAAATTAAGTCCTTCT AACCCTTCGGAAGTACACGCCAATGCAGCAGAAACGTTATGCACAATAACACGAAGTGCACCGTCTCCTCTTGCTTCTAAACTTTCTAGTTCAAG TTTTGTTGCAAGGATATTTGGTCACGCATTGGAAGATTCACATTCAAAATCGGGACTTGTTCACTCATTGTCTGTGTGTATATCTTTATTGGATCCAAACAGATCACCACCTTCATTTTTATTTCATTCTTTCCGTGGTCAACACTATTACGAGTCAACCGTGCAAGTCAACCAAGAGACTGTAGGTGCAATGCTGCCCAAACTCG GTGACCTGTTAATCTTACTAAACGTCTCACTTGACGAGAAAGTCTTGCCAACTACGTATGGCCAGTTAAAGCCTCCTCTAGGGAAGCATCGTTTAAAg ATTGTCGAGTTCATTGCGGTTTTATTGAAGACCGGGAATGAAATTGCCGAACAGGAGTTGATTAGCTCCGGAACTATTCAAAGAGTTCTTGATCTTTTCTTTGA GTACCCGTATAATAACGCTTTGCATCATCATGTTGAGAGCATAATAGTTTCTATCTTAGAAAGCAAAAACAATATTATCATCGATCACCTATTTCAAGAATGCGGTCTCGTGAAAAAGATTCTACAAACGGATAAAAGTCCCATCCTTTCCGGTGAAATTGATCAG CCGACACTGGCTGCTACCGGAAGAAATGCACCGCGGGTTGGAAATCTTGGTCATGTGACACGTATCGCCAATAAAATCATACAGTTGGGAAATAATGATATCTGCATTCAGACGCATATTCAG GAAAGTAGCGAATGGAATGAGTGGCAGACTACTGTTCTACAAGAACGCAACATTGTTGAAAACGTGTATCGGTGGGCTTGTGG TCGGCCAAGCGCGTTACACGATAGAAATAGGGATAGTGATGAGGATGATATTCATGACACCGATTATGATGTTGCCGCTTTAGCAAATAATCTTAGTCAAGCATTTCGGTACAGCATTTATGACAATGATGAG GGAAATGAGAATCTCGATCGTGATGATGAG GAGGTTTACTTTGACGATGAGTCTGCCGAAGTGGTTGTATCATCACTTGGTTTAGGTGATGATCAAGGCAG TTTATTTACAAATTCGAATTGGTTCGCTTTTCAAAATGACAATGTGGGCGAGGACGATGCACCTATAAACGCCACTTCATCCAATGGCGGTACCGGTACGGGTACTGGTAATGGTACTGGTACTGGTAATGACAGTAGCGACGATGAGGTGATGGTTGGAGAAGATGAATCGGTACCAAACGGTACAACTTCTGATTCTAATCCAAATCCTTTCGGTCAAGATAGATTCAATACAGACGACAGTGAAAATTACGAAATAGCTCCTACAATGTCTATCAGTCCTATTACAGAAGGCGAGTCGTTAACCAATGGGACATTGTCAAGTGACTCAGGGTCCGGGTCAACTGAGCGGAGTCAAAAGTCAAACGGTGCGGCAGCTTTGTTTGAAGAAGATGTGGAGTTTGTGGGGGTGGAAGTTGAAGGGACCGAAAAGGCAATCGATCAAGCTCTTAAGCAAAACGGGGCCGTTAAAAAGGAAGATTAA